The Bacteroidota bacterium region CCTCCGGCCATTCCCTTTTGTTTATTGAAAATGTCGGTAACCTTGTGTGCCCTGCGCTGTTCGACCTTGGCGAAGCGAATCGCATGGTCATCATGAGTGTCACTGAAGGTGATGATAAACCTTTGAAGTACCCCAACATGTTCAGCTCATCGCAGATATGCATGATAAATAAAACCGATCTCCTCCCTTATGTTGATTTTGATATGGAAAAGGCAAAATCGTATGCCTTGCAGGTCAATCATCACCTCAGCTTTTTCGAAGTGTCCACCAGAACCGGTGAGGGTATGAAAGAATGGTACGCTTGGCTGAAAAAGAAAATGACATTGTAATGTAATGCTTTGATATTCATCATATTATATTGGGATTCTAATCTTTAAATGTGACAAAATTGTTTTTTTTGAGTAATTATTTGCATTTATCAAACCGCCCGCATACCTTTGCTTTGTTATTCCGTTAACAATGTTATTCCGGTAACTTAACGCTATTATTTTAATAATGAAGAAATTACCAGATAAGACTGTGGAACGCCTTAGTCAATACAGGCGTGCATTATTGATATGGAATGCCAGCCATAAGCAGCATATATTTTCGCATGAACTGGCCGGTTTGTTGCATATCACGCCTGTACAGGTCAGACGGGACATAATGCTAATAGGATATACAGGGACTTTGCGGAAAGGCTATGATGTAAAAGAACTTATTGATCTTATCGGTAGGATTATTGATACGGAGGAAGGGATCAACGCCTGTGTGGTTGGCATCGGTAACCTCGGTCGGGCTATTATACGCTATTTCAGCGGAAAACGAACAAAATTATCCATCATTGCTGCCTTTGATACCAATACCGACAAGGTTGGCCGCAACTTCACCGGCGTGCCCTGTTATCATCCCGACAGGCTGGCCGAGATCATTGAAAAAGAAAATATCCGCATTGCCATATTAACTGTACCGGCCGAAGTTGCTGCATCGGTGGCCAATACCATGGTTAATGCCGGAATCAAAGGTATTATCAATTACACTCCCACTGCTCTTAATGTTGATGAAGATATCTATCTTGGAGAATATGACATGATTACGTCACTGGAAAAAGCCGCCTACTTCGTTAAAATGAATTCCCTGCCCTGACAATCCCAATATTTCATTGGATATTCATTCCTCATTAATTGTCATGTATTGTCATGAATAGTCATGTATTGTCATAAGGGAATGGGGCACAAAAGAATTACATTTATCTGATCATTGATCATTGATTTCACCTGAGTGGCGCCTTGAAAATATTTATTGTGCCTTTAAATTCATCATTACTGAAATAACCAATACATTTCAACACAAAGTAGTAGGTGCCATCGGAAAGATTTCCACCATCCCATTCCCCGCTGATATAATTATTTTTCTCATAGACCTTCTTACCCCACCGGTTATAGATGACAATGGAATTGCCTAGGTATTTATCCAGGTCAGTGATGACGAATGTATCATTTATTCCATCGCCATTGGGAGTAAATATATTTGGAATCACAAGCTGAACTTCTTTAACTTCAATGATCTGCGTCAGGGAATCGATGCATCCGTTATTGCCGGTCACCCTGAGTGTGACATCATAGCTATCGACAGCAGGAAAAGTTTGAACGGGGTTCTCAAGGATGGATGTCAAGTCTTTACCGAAAGTCCAGTACCATGTGCTGGCATCGGTGGTTTTACTGGTGAATGTGACAACAGGATTCTGGAAATATACCTCTTCGGGAAGATAGGTAAATTCAACCTGGGGTAACGGTTTGGCATCCACCTGAAAGTCCTTTTCTATTTTACATCGTACGGTGTCGGTCACCGTAATTGAATAATCCACACTATCAGTAAGTCCCAGTGCCAGCGTGTCGCCCTGAAGATAAAGGATCATCTTATCCCACTCAATAAGATAGGGAGCTGTACCTCCACTCACGTGAGCCAGCATGGTGGCTTTTTTCTCACCCGGACACCCCATGTCAATCTGTTCAAGATCAAGTTTTAACTCCGGATTAACTGTCACAGTGATGCTGTCGACGCAATAATTTAAACTGTCGGTAACATAAGCATAATAGGTGGTAGATGTTTTGGGAGCCTCGGCTATGGCCGGCATGGTATCACCTGTGCTCCAGCTATAATAATAATTAAAAACAGATCCTGTCCGGTACAAAGCCTGTATCTCACTGGTATCCAACGGGCAGGTATAAATGCTGATATCATCCAGGCGTCCGACAAAATAGGAAAATTCTTTCTGGATGCTATCGCTGCGGCCAAAATAGATCAGGTTCTTCACCGGATTCAGAATCGGATTATCCCACGACTGGGCCTGCCTCACACCGTCAATCCATATCTCATTGGGTGCAGCACTGGTATCATAGACCACATACAGATGATGCCACTCAGCGAATTCAGGCTTGGTAACCGTTTCAAACTGAAAATTATTTGGTGATCCATCGCCTTCATAATGGTCCACACTTATCCGTCCCACCTTGTCACCATTAATGAAATCGGGATATAAACCTAATATTGAAGTGCGCAATTGTCCATTGCTGTAATCAAAAATTGTAGGGAACATGTTCTCAGGGTACCAGTTGCTTGTGTCAGGTGCACGGAACCAGAGTGCAAAAGCTAGGCTACCGGTGCGCAAACCGATGGATCCTATCATATAGCTGTCGACCCCGTTAAAGCTAAAAGCACTGTTGGGATGGCCGAACCTGTCGGTGACAAGCACGGCACCAAAAGGATATAAATGGTAACCATTCCCGCTCTCGTCATTTGAGTTTCCATTGAATGGATAATAGGCTATCAGGCAATCAGGCAATTTCTGCTTTACATTAAGAGTAATGGAATCACCATAGCAGATCAGGGTATCATTCTGGATGATCCTACCGCTAATGAGATTGATATATACGGAATCATTGACGACGCTCCCAGCACTGTCAAATGTCACCTTATATGTGTCTGTTTCAAACACCCAAATTCCACTTGTAGTATCACCAGTATTCCAGGAATAGGAGACATAACCGGTGTCTGCATACACAAACACACTGTCGGTCGTACAGAACATTGCCGTATCGACGGAGTAAATATTAACCGTATCAATAAGGGGAGTCTGACCTTGCGTTAATATATAACCAGTAAGCAAAATAAACAGTAGATATACTTTCTTCATGGGAATGACATCATTGAAAAGCAAAAATAGTCATTAATTGGAAATTCACCAGAAATCCACAGAAATTCAACAGACAGATAACGGCAAAAACCGCAATTTGTTATACATCTGTGAGTACAACTGTTTGCTTCCTGAGCCTGAATCTCAATAAATTTTATACAGATAATCATCCGCAGGATTAGTATCAAGAGATATTTGCCTCATATTCATGCCATTATGACATATTATCCAATTATTATGCTGACAAAAATTCCGTTTCTCAAAGATAAAATCCTGTGGCAAATGTTTTGATGTCTGCCAACTCCGTCAAGGTATTAATGACAAAGGAGAATTCATATGAACTACAATAATTTCACGATAAAATCGCAGGAAGCCATTCAGAAAGCCCAGGAAATTGCCCAAGCCTACCAGCAGCAGGCGATAGAAACCGCACATATTTTAAAGGCCATGCTGGCTGTTGATGACACTGTACTGCCGTTCCTGCTGAAGAAGATGGATGTCGACTTACCCATGATGGCACAGTCTCTGGAAAAAACCATTACCACTTTTCCGAAGGTGGCCGGCGGCGAGCAATATCTATCAGGTGATGCTTCCAAAGCACTCCAGAAATCGGGTAGCTACCTTAAAGAATTCGGTGACGAATTCATAACGCTCGAGCATTTATTACTGGGGATACTGGCAGGTCACGACACCGCAGCCCGCCTGCTTAAAGATTCCGGTGTGAATGAAAAAGACCTGTTAAAGGCTATCCGGGAACTGCGAAAAGGGTCGGCAGTTAAAAGCCAGACAGCGGAGGAGACCTATAATGCGCTGAATAAATATGCACGTAATCTGAATGAAATGGCGCGTTCCGGTAAACTTGACCCAGTTATTGGAAGAGATGAGGAGATTAGGCGGATACTCCAGATCTTATCGCGAAGGACAAAAAACAATCCAATTCTCATCGGGGAGCCCGGAGTTGGTAAAACTGCCATCGCTGAAGGTCTTGCCCACAGGATCATCAATGGCGATGTACCTGATAACCTCACATCCAAGCAGATCTATTCACTCGATATGGCCGCACTGATCGCCGGTGCTAAATATAAAGGTGAGTTTGAGGAACGGTTGAAAAGCGTCGTAAATGAAATCATACAATCCGACGGCGATATTGTTTTATTCATTGATGAAATACACACACTGGTTGGTGCCGGTGCCGGTGAAGGCGCCATGGACGCTGCCAATATCCTTAAACCTGCTCTGGCGAAAGGTGAGTTAAGGGCCATTGGTGCCACAACTCTCAAGGAATATCAAAAGTATTTTGAAAAAGATAAGGCTCTCGAACGGCGATTCCAGATCGTCATGGTTAATGAACCGGATACCATGGCTTCGATCTCCATACTCAGGGGATTGAAAGAGAGATATGAAACGCACCACCATGTCCGTATCAAGGATGAAGCCATTATTGCTGCTGTCGAATTGTCGCAGCGCTATATAACTGACCGGTTCCTACCGGATAAAGCCATCGACCTCATCGATGAAGCGGCGGCAAAATTAAGGCTTGAGATCAATTCAGTTCCTGAATCCATAGATGAAATTGAGAGGAAGATCACCCAGCTTGAAATCGAACGTGAAGCGATCAAAAGAGAAAATGACCCGGTTAAACTTAAGGATCTCACAGCCGAAATAGCCAATCTCAACGATGAACGCAAACATCTGAGAGCCAAATGGCAATCGGAAAAAGAAGTGGTGGAAAACATACAGCAGTGTAAAAATGCGATTGAAAATTATAGATATGAAGCTGAGCGGGCTGAACGCGATGGCGATTATGGCCAGGTTGCCGAATTGAGGTATGGTAAGATAAAACAGGCAGAACTTGAGCTAGAAAACTTCAAGAAAACGCTCAATGAGATGCAGGTCGATTCTGCACTGATTAATGAAGAGGTTGGCGCCGAGGAAATAGCCGAAATTGTATCACGATGGACAGGAATACCTGTTACCAGAATGTTACAAAGTGAAAAAGAAAAATTGCTGAATCTTGAGAATGAGCTGCACAAACGCGTTGTCGGGCAGGATGAAGCTATAAGTGCCATTTCCGATGCCATCCGCCGCAGCCGTGCCGGCTTACAGGATGCCAAAAGGCCCATAGGCTCCTTCATTTTCCTCGGCACTACGGGTGTCGGAAAAACTGAACTGGCTAAAGCTTTGGCAGAATTCCTATTTAATGATGAAAACTCCATGGTCCGCATGGATATGTCGGAGTATCAGGAACGCCATACCGTGTCACGTCTGATCGGCGCTCCGCCAGGTTATATCGGCTATGAAGAAGGTGGTCAGTTAACCGAAAAGATCAGACGGAAACCCTATTCCGTCGTTCTGCTGGATGAAATTGAAAAGGCTCATCCCGATGTCTTTAATATCCTTCTCCAGGTTCTCGATGAAGGACGACTCACCGATAACAAAGGACGGACAGCGGATTTCAAGAATACGGTCATCATTATGACGTCGAATATCGGATCGCAACTGATACAGGAAAATCTCCAAAGAATGAACGATACAAACAAGGAGGACCTTATCAGAGAAATCCGTCAAAATGTATTTGACCTCCTCAGACGCTCGATAAGGCCTGAATTCCTGAACAGAATCGACGAAATAATCATGTTCAATCCCTTGAACCGAAATGAGATACGACAGATAGTCGTCCTGCAACTGGAGGCTGTGATTCACATGCTTGCAAAAAATGATATCGGATTAAGGGTCACCAATAAAGCTGTGGATCTCATAGCAGAAAATGGTTACGATCCGCAATACGGCGCCAGACCGCTGAAACGTCTGATCCAGCGCGAGATACTTAATGAGCTTTCGAGGATGATACTGTCAGGAAAAGTGAATAAAGAAAAGGAAATCGTTGTTGATATTAAGGACAATAAGCTAATATTCAGTAATTAATAAGTAACAATTCATTATCGGTCAGTGAGCAGGATTTGAGGTAAGATTTAATTTCAATCCAAACCTTGATTATTGCAATTTTCTATAATTTTGGACGTCTTAACAATAAATCTTCTACTTATGAAACAAATCATTTTGACCATTACAGGATGTATCATCCTGAGCTTGGCTTTCGCCCAAGGGCCTTCATCCGGGAAAATCCGTATCGGAGGCGGCCTCGCCTATGGTAGTGAGATTAAAAACCTGGGATTAAATATCCTTGGAACATACGATATAACCGATAACATCCGGGTAGCTCCAAATCTGACTATTTTTATGCCCCACAAAGATGAATTCATCGGATGGACCTATAAACTCGGTCTATGGGAGCTGAACCTCGATGCTCATTATATTATTCCTGTCAATAACGACATGTTCGACGTATATCCGCTGGCTGGTATCAACATTGCTTTTCTGACATCCAAAGGCGAGGTTACGGATCCTACATTGCAGGGAAATCCAGTGTATGAATTTTCCACTTCCGATGTCAAATTCGGCCTTAACCTCGGTGTTGGCGGAGAATACCCGATATCTGAACAGCTGGGTGTATTCCTTGAACTGAGATATGCCATCAGTGATTTTGACCAATTTGTCGTAAAGACCGGAGTGGCTTACCGTTTATAATGACTTACAGTATGAAATTAATAACACGGATTTTTTTTATCATCATTTCATTGTCCTTTTTTTTAGCCTGCTCGAACCGTGCAGATATTCAGAAAGAGACTGAAACCCTGCTGCAGGCCGACAGAGACTTCTCCAACGTTTCAAGGGAGAAGGGGATGAAAGCATCTTTCCTTGAGCATATTTCGGACGACTGCGTCCTGCTGCGTGCACAGCAAAAACCCATTGAAGGTCGAACAGCCATTGAGGCCACTTTCGCCAGGTTTTCAGATGAAAATTCTATATTGACATGGGAGCCGCTGAAAGCAGTTGTCTCAGAATCGGGAGATCTCGGTTACACCTATGGTATCTGGGAATCAAAACTCAAAGATACAACAGGTCTTGTTTTCAAGGGTACCTATCTGTCAATCTGGAAGAAAAATGCCGATGGAAAATGGAAAGTCGTCCTGGATACAGGCAATCCTGGAATTAAATGATGACCGGAAAGGTAATTTTTTAGCATGTCCGATAAACCCAAGGCACTGATATGGGACTGGAATGGCACCCTGCTCGACGACACCGACATTTGTGTGGAGGCCATGAATCAAATCCTCACAGAACGTCATATGGGCAGTATCACAAGACAATATTACCGGGAGGTTTTTACATTTCCTGTCCAGGATTACTATCGTATGCTTGGCTTTGACTTTGAAAAAGATGCATGGGATAAAGTGGCCATTGAGTTCATCGATATATATCTTCAAAAACTTGTATCCTGCTCATTACATCACAATGCCTTGGATATCGTCAGACACTTCCATACAAAAAATTATTTGCAGGTTGTCCTTTCCGCGATGGAGCAAAATGCCCTCCGGGATTCCATTGCGAAAAGAGGTCTGTTACCTTATTTCGACATCGTTGCAGGCATCAGCAACCATTATGCAGCAGGTAAGATCGATATAGCCAGAAATCTGATGAATACAATAAAAACAGTGCCTCAGGAGATATGTCTTATTGGAGATTCGATACATGATCACGAAGTGGCTTTGGCCTTAAATTGCAGATGCATTCTGATCGCCAACGGGCACCAGACGTATGAACGACTGATAAAAACCGGCAGAGTGGTATTACAAGAACTTATGGATATAAAAGATATTATCAGATAGGATGATCTTATCGCCTCACGAATGAAAAAAATTCCGAAGTGTGATGAACCATTCATTCCTCTGTTTCGATGTAGATCACCTCACTAGTTAGAAATCCGCCCTTGTATATTCTTTTCTTTTGTAAGGAACCGTTTTCAATATAATAAGACCATTCTCCCTCACGGTCATCATTCAGGTACTTGCCGGAAAGAAGTACCTGTTTGTTTGGATAGAACATGATAAAAAGTCCGTCCTTTTTATCGGCGGCATAATTCCCTTCCAGTTTCTTCTCACCTTCAGGATAATATTGTCGCCATGGACCCTGCCTCAGGTCATTGTCATAGGAGATTTCTTCGGAAACGGTGTCATTGGGGTAAAAAGTTTTCCAGACACCTGATCGCATGCCATTCCGGTAAAATTCCTCCGACACCAGGGTACCAGCCTCATTGTAATAGAGCCAAGTGCTGTCTTTATGATTTCCGCTGTAATTACCCTGGCCCATCTTTATACCATTGGGATGATACATCTCCGACCGGCGGAAATCATTATCCAGGTAGTACATCAGCGCTTTTAACCGGCCATTGCCGTAATAATACTTGAATTCCCCGACAGGCTTGTCATCCTTGAAAAAACCTTCATACTTCAGGGTATCCTTTTCATACTTCCTCCAATAGCCCTGCTTTTTGCCATTCTGATCCGTCCGGTTTAATGTATCGACGGATTGTGCTTTTAAGGTGACACATAACCCGGATATAAGTAAAATGATCGGAAAAATCATCCTATTAATCATAGTATTCTCTTTAGCCGATTTAACAATATCACTAAACGAAAAGATAAGGGCTTTAATTATTCTAATATTATTTTTGGACTAAATTTGCAACGGCAAAGGTAAATAAAGTTATATAAACAGTTTGTTTTTGTATGACCCTGTCGTCTAAACTTCTGGAAGAGGCTGTCAATGCTTTGGCAAAGCTGCCCGGTATTGGAAGAAAAACGGCTTTGCGGCTGGCTTTATTTCTTCTTAATGAAGAAAAAAAAGATGTGGAAGCCTTTACGACGGCTATTTCTAAGATGCGGGAAGAAATCTTGCATTGCAAAATATGTCATAACATTTCCGACAATGATATCTGCCAGATATGTTCGAGTCCCAAACGCAATAAGACCCAGTTATGCGTGGTTATGGACACACGGGATGTAATGGCTATTGAGAATACTTCACAATACAATGGTGTTTACCATGTTCTGGGAGGCATCATATCTCCTATTGAGGGGATAGGTCCCCATGATCTGACCATTGATGACCTTGAGATGAAGGTGACCGCGGATCCTGTTGAGGAGATCATCCTTGCGCTACCGACCACCATTGAAGGCGACACCACCTGCTTTTACATTTATAAACGCTTAAAAGAGCATGACGTAAAAATTTCGACCATTGCACGTGGTATTGCAGTCGGCGATGAGTTGGAATATGCTGATGAAGTGACACTGGGACGCTCAATCCTCAATCGCACGCCTTATATAAATATATTGATGAAATGACCTGCCATTGCTATTTTTGATCCTTGGCCGGCCCGGCTTCCCTGAATAAATCGAGCTGTTTCTCCGTCACAAAATAGTGCTCCGGAACTTCCAGTGCAAAGTTATCGAGGTATTTCTGTATGTTTTTCTTAATCAGTTTTATTGGCGTTGTGCCACGTGCCTTACAATAATTCATTAACGACCTCTTTTGCCTGGCAGAAACTTTAAATTGTACCGTCTTAAACCGGACAATCTTTCTTTTCTTCTTTTTTCGCATTACAGGTATAATTGTGAATTTATTTTGTTTATGATTGGCTAACTTAGCGAATATTTTCCAAATGACTTTTTCAATATCCAAAGATTTCCTGAAGCTTGGCTGCCAGGTCCGATCCTCTCAAAGCAGTCGTAATGATTTTACCTTCGCGGTCGATCAATACGGAAAATGGAATAGCTCTCACGGCATATGCTTTGGCGGCCACAGAGTTAAAACGTTTCAGGTCGCTGACCTGGGTCCATGTCAGGCTGTCTTTTTCAATGGCTTTTATCCAACCACTACGTTCGCTGTCAAGCGAAACACCATATACCTCAAAACCTGCGTCGTGATATTTACGATATATATTCACGACATTAGGATTTTCCCTGCGGCATGGTCCACACCATGAGGCCCAGAAATCAATAAGCACAATGTGCCCGCGAAGTGACGACAGGCTGATGATCTTTCCATCCGGATCCGGAAGATTGATGTCCTGTGCAAGCATCCCCGGCTGTATATTCTTTTGAGCGGTTACCGAATAATTAAGCTCGACAACAAAAGGATTATCAGGATATAAAGCATACAAGGCATCGTTGACTTTAATGAAGGTAGAAAGGTTCTCCTTTATATCAAGTCTGTTGAGATAATACAGGTTGGCAGGCGATTGTGGATTTGTTTCAGCAAACTGCCTTATATAGGTCTTTCTTTCCCCATCAAGTTTCTTCAACTCGTTATCCATCATGATCAGCGTTGCACTATCCTTTCCTTCCTGACTCTTCTGCAAGGCTTTAAATGATTTATACAAAGTGTCGATCTCCAGGTCATATTTTTTAACTGCCTGGCTAAGGGAAAAGAGCAGACTTGTGTTTTGTGAACCGGATATCACAGGATTTTCATAGATACGGTCTGACGTGGAGGTGATCGTCACCTGCTCCCCCGGCAGCAATATCAGAGCCATATAATTATTTTCGCTAAGCTTGAGCTTTACAAAGTCCAAACCCTTCACATTCAGTGTCAATTTAAATGTACCATCATCCCCCAAAGGGCACGAAGCAATGATTTGCGGTTTTTTACTATAATCTTCAATGACAATATCAGATAAAGAAGTATCTGCCCGCATACTACCCTGAATCGTCACGGTTTTGTTTTGCGATGACAGGGAGCATGCCTGTCCCATCAGAATAGTGATGAAAAGTATGGAGATGATCTGGAGTTGTTTCATTATACTTATTTGAGAACATTTGCGGCAAAAATACTCCATTTTATTTAATCAATGAGACTCAAATTTTTCAAACACAGTGCTGAAAAATTTGCAAGTCGAATTGATCCCGACTGTGAAGCAAGTCGGGATCGGTGACGACGAAGTGATTTGTTGATAAAATAATCTCGTCACTTCTTATGGACAGAGTATACAATTTCATACTTTTGAGGCATGACAGACAAAAAAGATCAAAACAGCACACGCCGCAGGGCATATAGTAAAGCGGCTGTTACCCAGGACATTCTGGATCAGGGCAAGCTACCTCCGCAGGCTGTTGAGCTGGAAGAAGCTGTTCTCGGAGCGCTGATGCTCGAGAAGGATGCGCTGACCATGGTCATTGATTTCCTGAAGCCTGAGATGTTTTATAAGGAGTCGCACCAGGTGGTTTACTCTGCCATTCAAAGGCTTTTTTCCAAATCGGAGCCAATCGATATTCTGACTGTCATCAATGAACTCAAATCATCGGCTGAGCTGGATGTTGTCGGCGGTCCCTATTTTATAACACAGCTCACTAACCGTGTGGCATCAGCAGCCAACATTGAATTCCATGCACGTATCATTTTACAGAAGTATATCCAGCGTGAACTGATCGCCATATCATCAGGCATTATCCGCGATGCTTACGAAGACACCTCCGATCCGTTTGATCTTCTGGATAAGGCAGAGGGTAACTTATTCGATCTGAGCGAAAGCAACCTCCGGAGGAATTATATCGATATGAGGGCTCTTGTTGCCGAAGCCATACGTGAGATGCAAGCGGCAAGGGAGCATGAAGAAGGAATGCGTGGTGTGCCATCAGGATTCACCGAACTCGACAGGGTCACATCCGGTTTTCAGAAATCCGACCTGATTATAATAGCCTCCCGTCCCGGTATGGGTAAAACCGCCTTGGCCATGTCAATTGCCAGAAATGTGGCCGTTGAATTCAAACGCCCTGTGGCTTTCTTCTCCCTGGAAATGTCAGCCCTGCAACTGGTGACAAGGTTGATATCGAGTGAGACATCCATCTCGGCAGATAAAATTAAAAAAGGCACTCTTGATCAGTCGGAATGGGACCAGTTAAATGTTAAAATAGGGAAACTGATCGATGCACCTCTTTTTATTGACGACACCCCAGCCCTGTCAGTGTTTGAGCTTAGAGCCAAATGCCGCCGTCTTAAAGCACAACACGACGTACAGTTGGTCGTCCTCGACTATCTTCAGCTCATGTCGTCGCCGTCCGAAGGCCGTGGCAACAGAGAACAGGAAATAAGCAATATATCCCGCTCCATAAAAGCTCTCTCCAAAGAGCTTAACATTCCGATCATCGCCCTCTCGCAGCTCAGCAGGGCTGTTGAAACAAGAACCGGATTAAAGAAACCTATCCTCTCCGACCTGCGTGAATCAGGTGCCATAGAGCAGGACGCCGACCTGGTCATCTTTATTTACAGACCTGAGTATTATAAGATCACTGAAGACAGTGAAGGTAATTCCCTTGCAGGATATGCAGAAATCATTATTGCCAAGCACCGTAATGGATCTACTGCTGATATTGCCCTGCGGTTTATCTCCAGGTATGCCAGGTTCGTTGACATGAGCCCTGAAGAACGGCAGTGGAAACTGGCTAAAATAAACCTGGATGAGGAAAGCCAACCCATGACTTACACAGTGCCTTCCAAAATGAATGACATGCCCGACGAAGAGTCGCCTTTCTGATTACTTTAACATTATTTAAGATTATAAAGCCATCCATGCAATGAGTACCTGGCCCGTCTCTATGGATTCTTTTGTACCTTTGCACAAGTTTATTATCGATGATGAAAAACAGGTTCACAATAGGAAAGATAGTTTTTATTTCAGCCCTGCTATCCATGCTCTTTCTGAATGCCAGAGCGGCCTATGTGCTCATTCCCATGGATGAAACACAGAAGAACCATCTTAAAGCTTATGGTATTGCTTATTGGATCCTTCAGATGGAACTGGAAGTGGACTGGTTATTAAACTACCGGGGTGGTAGTTTTGTCAGCCAGTATCATGAATTAATAGAGAATGAATGTACAGTCAGAGGGGTCACTTATACAATTCTTGCCGATGCGCAGTATACGGCTATTCTTCAGGATATTGCTGATCCTGAAGTGAATATGGATATAGTAAAATTGTATAAGGCGCCCCGCATAGCGGTTTACTCTCCGCCAAATAAATTGCCCTGGGATGATGCGGTCACCCTGGCGCTCACCTACGCCGAGATACCGTATGACGTCGTCTATGACGAAGAGGTGCTGGATGGCGCTCTTCCAATGTATGATTGGTTGCACCTGCATCATGAAGATTTTACGGGTCAGTATGGTAAATTCTGGAGAGCCTTCAAAGATATTGCCTGGTACCAGGAAGATGTGCGTATCTCGGAAGAACTCGCGCAAAAGCTCGGTTTCACCAAGGTGTCGGAATGTAAGCTGGCAGTATCCCGGAAAATCAGAGATTATGTTGCCGGAGGAGGCTATCTTTTCGCGATGTGTTCCGCACCCGACAGTTTTGATGTTGCTCTGTCGGCAGACGGTGTGGATATCTGCGATGTGATGTTCGACGGTGATCCGCCCGACGCGGATGCACAATCGAAATTGAACTACTCGAATTGCTTTGCATTTACCGACTTTACCTTA contains the following coding sequences:
- a CDS encoding HAD hydrolase-like protein gives rise to the protein MSDKPKALIWDWNGTLLDDTDICVEAMNQILTERHMGSITRQYYREVFTFPVQDYYRMLGFDFEKDAWDKVAIEFIDIYLQKLVSCSLHHNALDIVRHFHTKNYLQVVLSAMEQNALRDSIAKRGLLPYFDIVAGISNHYAAGKIDIARNLMNTIKTVPQEICLIGDSIHDHEVALALNCRCILIANGHQTYERLIKTGRVVLQELMDIKDIIR
- a CDS encoding toxin-antitoxin system YwqK family antitoxin, whose translation is MINRMIFPIILLISGLCVTLKAQSVDTLNRTDQNGKKQGYWRKYEKDTLKYEGFFKDDKPVGEFKYYYGNGRLKALMYYLDNDFRRSEMYHPNGIKMGQGNYSGNHKDSTWLYYNEAGTLVSEEFYRNGMRSGVWKTFYPNDTVSEEISYDNDLRQGPWRQYYPEGEKKLEGNYAADKKDGLFIMFYPNKQVLLSGKYLNDDREGEWSYYIENGSLQKKRIYKGGFLTSEVIYIETEE
- the recR gene encoding recombination mediator RecR; the encoded protein is MTLSSKLLEEAVNALAKLPGIGRKTALRLALFLLNEEKKDVEAFTTAISKMREEILHCKICHNISDNDICQICSSPKRNKTQLCVVMDTRDVMAIENTSQYNGVYHVLGGIISPIEGIGPHDLTIDDLEMKVTADPVEEIILALPTTIEGDTTCFYIYKRLKEHDVKISTIARGIAVGDELEYADEVTLGRSILNRTPYINILMK
- a CDS encoding TlpA disulfide reductase family protein — its product is MKQLQIISILFITILMGQACSLSSQNKTVTIQGSMRADTSLSDIVIEDYSKKPQIIASCPLGDDGTFKLTLNVKGLDFVKLKLSENNYMALILLPGEQVTITSTSDRIYENPVISGSQNTSLLFSLSQAVKKYDLEIDTLYKSFKALQKSQEGKDSATLIMMDNELKKLDGERKTYIRQFAETNPQSPANLYYLNRLDIKENLSTFIKVNDALYALYPDNPFVVELNYSVTAQKNIQPGMLAQDINLPDPDGKIISLSSLRGHIVLIDFWASWCGPCRRENPNVVNIYRKYHDAGFEVYGVSLDSERSGWIKAIEKDSLTWTQVSDLKRFNSVAAKAYAVRAIPFSVLIDREGKIITTALRGSDLAAKLQEIFGY
- the dnaB gene encoding replicative DNA helicase codes for the protein MTDKKDQNSTRRRAYSKAAVTQDILDQGKLPPQAVELEEAVLGALMLEKDALTMVIDFLKPEMFYKESHQVVYSAIQRLFSKSEPIDILTVINELKSSAELDVVGGPYFITQLTNRVASAANIEFHARIILQKYIQRELIAISSGIIRDAYEDTSDPFDLLDKAEGNLFDLSESNLRRNYIDMRALVAEAIREMQAAREHEEGMRGVPSGFTELDRVTSGFQKSDLIIIASRPGMGKTALAMSIARNVAVEFKRPVAFFSLEMSALQLVTRLISSETSISADKIKKGTLDQSEWDQLNVKIGKLIDAPLFIDDTPALSVFELRAKCRRLKAQHDVQLVVLDYLQLMSSPSEGRGNREQEISNISRSIKALSKELNIPIIALSQLSRAVETRTGLKKPILSDLRESGAIEQDADLVIFIYRPEYYKITEDSEGNSLAGYAEIIIAKHRNGSTADIALRFISRYARFVDMSPEERQWKLAKINLDEESQPMTYTVPSKMNDMPDEESPF
- a CDS encoding asparagine synthetase B, with amino-acid sequence MLFLNARAAYVLIPMDETQKNHLKAYGIAYWILQMELEVDWLLNYRGGSFVSQYHELIENECTVRGVTYTILADAQYTAILQDIADPEVNMDIVKLYKAPRIAVYSPPNKLPWDDAVTLALTYAEIPYDVVYDEEVLDGALPMYDWLHLHHEDFTGQYGKFWRAFKDIAWYQEDVRISEELAQKLGFTKVSECKLAVSRKIRDYVAGGGYLFAMCSAPDSFDVALSADGVDICDVMFDGDPPDADAQSKLNYSNCFAFTDFTLSTNPYEYEISSIDVTDRRRIPQNEDFFTLFEFSAKWDPVPTMLCQNHQMIINGFMGQTTAFDERFIKPNVLIMGELKSAREARYIHGEFGNGTWTFLGGHDPEDYRHNVGDPATDLNLFPNSPGYRLILNNILFPAARKQKQKT